One genomic window of Evansella cellulosilytica DSM 2522 includes the following:
- a CDS encoding N-acetyldiaminopimelate deacetylase, translated as MTNDALSYSVTPFVHIRRDLHEIPEIGFQENKTQAYLLDYMNSLSGKHIEVKTWKTGILVRVQGLEPKKTIGYRTDIDGLPVSEESGLSFPSKHEGMMHACGHDFHMSIALGVLTYFSQNQPQDNLLFVFQPAEEGPGGAKPMLESEEFLAWKPDQMIALHIAPELPVGTIATKTGLLFANTSELFIDLKGKGGHAAYPHQANDMVVAASHFVTQLQAIVARNVSPLDSAVVTIGKITGGTKQNIIAENARLEGTIRTLSIEAMERIKSRIENIARGIEESFECNTWIDYGANYCQVYNSEELTESFIHFAKNSPHVTFQSCEKAMTGEDFGYFLEEIPGFMFWLGVESEHGLHSSKLNPNEEAIGCAIRLLIDYLKSE; from the coding sequence ATGACTAACGATGCGTTATCGTATTCCGTTACTCCTTTTGTTCATATTAGGCGTGACCTCCATGAAATACCTGAGATAGGCTTTCAAGAAAATAAAACACAAGCGTATTTACTGGACTATATGAATAGTCTATCTGGAAAACATATTGAAGTGAAAACGTGGAAAACAGGGATTTTAGTGAGGGTTCAAGGTCTAGAGCCTAAAAAGACAATCGGGTATCGTACAGATATTGACGGCTTACCAGTAAGTGAAGAATCAGGTTTATCTTTTCCTTCGAAGCATGAAGGGATGATGCACGCATGTGGGCATGATTTTCATATGAGTATTGCTCTAGGAGTGCTCACATATTTTTCACAAAATCAGCCTCAGGATAACCTGCTGTTCGTGTTTCAGCCAGCGGAAGAAGGACCTGGTGGAGCAAAGCCAATGCTTGAATCCGAAGAGTTTTTAGCGTGGAAGCCTGATCAAATGATTGCGCTCCATATTGCGCCAGAACTTCCTGTCGGTACGATAGCCACGAAAACAGGATTATTGTTTGCAAATACGAGTGAATTATTTATTGACTTAAAGGGGAAAGGTGGTCATGCAGCTTATCCACATCAAGCTAATGATATGGTCGTAGCAGCTAGTCACTTTGTCACCCAGCTTCAGGCAATCGTTGCTAGAAATGTTTCACCATTAGATTCAGCAGTTGTTACTATTGGAAAAATCACTGGTGGAACGAAGCAAAATATTATTGCAGAAAATGCTCGTTTAGAAGGAACTATTCGTACTTTATCTATTGAGGCGATGGAACGAATTAAGTCACGAATTGAAAATATTGCTCGTGGCATTGAAGAGAGCTTTGAATGTAACACGTGGATTGACTATGGAGCCAACTATTGCCAAGTCTATAATTCAGAGGAGTTAACGGAATCGTTTATTCATTTTGCGAAAAATTCACCGCACGTTACATTTCAATCATGTGAAAAAGCGATGACTGGGGAGGACTTCGGTTACTTCTTAGAAGAGATTCCAGGTTTCATGTTCTGGCTTGGTGTAGAGAGTGAACACGGGCTTCATTCTTCTAAGCTTAACCCGAACGAAGAAGCGATAGGTTGTGCAATACGATTGTTGATTGACTATTTAAAAAGTGAATAA
- the dapD gene encoding 2,3,4,5-tetrahydropyridine-2,6-dicarboxylate N-acetyltransferase, whose amino-acid sequence MKMMDANEIISFISNSEKSTPVKVHIKGQLEGINFGQKTKSFITGDTGVLFGEWKEIQQAIKENEAKIEDFVVENDRRNSAIPLLDMKNIHARIEPGAIIRDQVEIGDSAVIMMGAAINIGSVIGEGTMIDMNATLGGRATVGKNCHIGAGAVLAGVIEPPSAKPVVVEDGVVVGANAVVLEGVTVGKGAVVAAGAIVTEDVPPNTVVAGTPAKVIKEIDEKTKGKTEIKLELRKLNED is encoded by the coding sequence ATGAAAATGATGGATGCAAATGAAATTATTAGCTTTATCTCAAACAGTGAAAAATCAACGCCTGTAAAAGTACATATAAAAGGCCAACTAGAAGGGATTAATTTCGGTCAAAAAACGAAATCATTTATTACAGGAGACACTGGTGTTCTTTTTGGTGAGTGGAAGGAAATTCAACAAGCTATAAAAGAAAACGAAGCTAAAATCGAAGACTTTGTAGTAGAAAACGATCGTCGTAACTCTGCAATTCCTTTATTAGATATGAAAAATATTCATGCTCGTATTGAGCCTGGTGCCATTATTCGCGACCAAGTGGAAATTGGAGATTCTGCAGTCATTATGATGGGAGCTGCAATTAACATCGGTTCTGTTATCGGTGAAGGTACAATGATTGACATGAATGCTACTTTAGGAGGACGAGCAACAGTAGGGAAAAACTGTCACATCGGAGCTGGCGCTGTATTAGCAGGTGTTATTGAGCCACCTTCGGCTAAGCCAGTTGTAGTAGAAGATGGTGTAGTAGTTGGTGCTAATGCTGTCGTACTTGAAGGGGTAACAGTCGGTAAAGGAGCTGTTGTTGCTGCTGGTGCGATCGTTACTGAAGATGTTCCTCCAAACACAGTTGTTGCTGGAACTCCAGCTAAGGTAATTAAAGAAATTGATGAGAAAACTAAAGGGAAAACTGAAATTAAACTAGAGCTTCGCAAATTAAATGAGGATTAA
- a CDS encoding YkuS family protein, producing the protein MAKIGVEQSLTDVQQALQERGYDVVQLNQEQDAAGCDCCVITGQDRNVMGMQDTTTQASVIDAHGRTADEICQEVEQRINQQQ; encoded by the coding sequence ATGGCAAAAATTGGTGTAGAACAATCATTAACGGATGTACAACAAGCTTTACAAGAACGAGGATATGATGTTGTTCAGTTAAATCAAGAACAGGATGCTGCTGGCTGTGATTGCTGTGTAATTACTGGACAAGATAGAAATGTTATGGGTATGCAAGATACAACTACGCAAGCTTCAGTAATCGATGCACATGGACGAACTGCTGATGAGATTTGTCAGGAAGTTGAACAACGTATAAATCAACAACAATAA